The proteins below come from a single Tachysurus fulvidraco isolate hzauxx_2018 chromosome 26, HZAU_PFXX_2.0, whole genome shotgun sequence genomic window:
- the LOC113641763 gene encoding proteinase-activated receptor 3 codes for MEMHNNTNNSMFLTGNVSVPAKTVYETCSHMPEIILFYLGMQIINMFMGIPTNIMVLWMIRRNRSDSSTSDIFIWHLAMLDTFFCLIPPLELANLLYLTTSSTWYVLRFFYGIKDSSPLFLACICMDRYMAVRHPIIFSNLKDRSHRPVCAGVVWFITLVYAVLKCLGSIPNFDKVFTIMILATFVFMLFCNISILLALGQSGPGRDDMHPVKKRAFKMVLIILAIIVFNYFPPVALFPFKSYFSADVFNCYIHYIAFGFMDISSSIQPVLYLSNKKPQCPSWCCECCSTKDTETGKTTESSTVCTTVG; via the coding sequence ATGGAAATGCATAACAACACTAATAACTCCATGTTCCTTACTGGAAATGTGTCCGTGCCTGCAAAGACAGTGTACGAGACGTGCAGCCACATGCCCGAGATCATCCTCTTCTACCTGGGCATGCagattattaatatgtttatggGCATCCCGACCAACATCATGGTCCTGTGGATGATCCGCCGCAACCGGAGCGACTCGTCCACGTCGGACATCTTCATCTGGCATCTGGCTATGCTGGACACGTTCTTCTGCCTCATTCCACCGCTGGAACTGGCCAACCTGCTGTACCTGACCACCAGCAGCACCTGGTACGTGCTGCGCTTCTTCTACGGCATCAAGGATTCGTCACCGCTTTTCCTGGCGTGCATCTGCATGGATCGCTACATGGCCGTGCGCCATCCCATCATCTTCTCGAACCTGAAAGACCGAAGCCATCGTCCCGTGTGTGCCGGCGTCGTGTGGTTCATCACACTGGTGTATGCAGTGCTCAAGTGCCTGGGAAGCATCCCCAATTTCGATAAAGTGTTCACGATCATGATCCTGGCCACCTTTGTGTTCATGCTTTTCTGCAACATCTCCATCCTGTTGGCACTGGGCCAATCCGGTCCGGGAAGAGACGACATGCATCCGGTCAAAAAAAGAGCCTTTAAGATGGTGCTCATAATTTTAGCCATCATAGTTTTTAATTACTTCCCTCCTGTAGCTCTCTTCCCATTTAAGTCCTATTTCTCTGCTGATGTGTTTAATTGTTATATCCATTACATAGCTTTCGGGTTCATGgacatcagcagcagcattCAGCCCGTCCTCTACCTGTCCAATAAGAAACCGCAATGTCCATCCTGGTGCTGTGAGTGCTGCAGCACTAAAGATACCGAGACTGGAAAAACAACCGAGTCGTCCACGGTATGCACTACGGTCGGATAG